One segment of Hippopotamus amphibius kiboko isolate mHipAmp2 chromosome 2, mHipAmp2.hap2, whole genome shotgun sequence DNA contains the following:
- the LCN9 gene encoding epididymal-specific lipocalin-9, whose translation MLKQRPWGEEPPSGKDSLPVTIEKTALSSVKMKLLLLCLGLTLSCASKEGIPAVVRSNLDIPKISGEWYSILLASDVKEKIEENGSMRVFVEQIHVLANSSLLFILHTKVNGVCAEISLVCDEAGEEGVYTFNYDGDNTFYVLETNYTDYVILYLVNVSSDVSFQLLELYGREPDLSPRLKKKFVKICQKYGIVEENIIDLTNVDRCLEARGSEVTQAYSYR comes from the exons ATGTTAAAACAGAGGCCCTGGGGAGAGGAGCCACCATCAGGGAAAGACTCACTCCCAGTGACTATAGAGAAGACAGCACTGTCCTCTGTCAAGATGAAGCTGCTGTTGCTGTGTCTGGGGCTGACTTTAAGCTGTGCCAGCAAGGAAGGAATCCCTGCTGTTGTGAGAAGCAACTTAGATATTCCAAAG ATTTCAGGGGAGTGGTATTCCATTCTCTTGGCCTCAGACGTCAAAGAAAAGATAGAGGAAAATGGTAGCATGAGAGTTTTTGTGGAGCAGATCCATGTCTTGGCAAATTCTTCTTTGCTCTTTATACTTCATACAAA GGTAAATGGAGTGTGTGCTGAAATATCTTTGGTTTGTGATGAAGCAGGAGAGGAAGGTGTATATACCTTTAACT ATGATGGAGACAATACATTTTACGTACTTGAAACGAACTATACTGACTATGTTATTCTTTATCTCGTGAATGTCAGCAGTGATGTATCCTTCCAACTGCTGGAGCTCTACG GCCGAGAACCAGACTTGAGTCCAAGACTAAAGAAAAAGTTTGTGAAAATTTGCCAAAAATATGGAATTGTTGAGGAAAACATAATTGATCTGACCAACGTCG ATCGCTGTCTCGAAGCCCGAGGGAGTGAAGTGACCCAGGCCTACAG TTACCGCTGA